GAAGAAGGCCGGGATGACGATCGATGACATAGATCTCTTCGAGCACAATGAAGCCTTCGCGTCCGCGTCATGCGCAGTGAAGAAAGAGCTCAACGTTCCGGACGAGATATTCAATGTGAACGGCGGAGCTGTCGCGCTGGGACACCCTATAGGATGCTCCGGAGCTCGCGTGCTTACCACTCTTCTCCATTCGCTCATCAACCGCAACAAAGAGGTTGGGCTGGGAACCCTCTGCCTCGGTGGCGGAAACGCAGTGACGATGATAATCCGCCGTTGCTGACGGTTCAACCGGCCTATTTGGCCGGACCCTTTCCAAACCTTTTCGTTTTATAATCCAGAATGGGCATAATCCCCATCATGAAGCCTCTTGATCGCGTCCTCGCGGAGATAGATTCCTCTGAAGGGAATATGGTCCAAACCATGATAGAGATGATTGGGATCCCTGCGGTCGCGCCGGAGAGTGGAGGCTTAGGCGAGGAGCGGAAAGCGGATTATCTCATGCCTAAATTGGCAGGTTTTGATGAGGTAGTCAGGATAGACGTCCCCGACAATTTCGATCCTTCGATAATGAGGCCGAACATTCTCGCCAGAAAGGTCGGGAAGAAGGACGGTACGGTGTGGATCGTCGCGCACATGGACGTCGTTCCTGAAGGGGATTTCAGCAAATGGGACAATCCTCCCTTCGAACCGATCCTGAAAGATGGCAGCATATATGGCAGAGGGACGGAGGACAACGGTCAGGCGCTGATATCATCCCTTTTCGCGGCGCTCCCATATCTCGGAGAGGAATTGGGTGGCATGTCAATCGGTCTCGCATATGTCGCGGACGAGGAGACTACCAGCCTGATGGGCATCGGCTATCTCATAGACCACGGATATTTCTCCCATGATGATGTCATCGTCGTCCCGGATTGGGGCTCCCCAGGCGGATCGAAGATATGGCTCTCCGAGAAGAGTCTGGTGTGGGTGAAGTTCGATGTCATCGGGCGCTCGGTGCACGGATCAACACCGCATAAGGGCATCAACGCATTCCGTGCTTCGGCATATTTCATGGCGGATCTCATCGACACTCTGGAGAGCAGATTCTCCGAGAGGAACGAGCTTTTCTCCCCTCCATTCTCGACTTTCGAGCCGACCAAGAGCTCTGCCACCGTGGAGAATGTGAACACGATTCCTGGGACGCACAGTTTCTGCATCGATGTGCGTCTTCTCCCGACTTACAGCATCGATGATGTGATGGATGTCTGCAGAGAGGTGGCCAGGAGACACGAGAAAGATGGGGTTAGGATAATTGTCACCGAGCTTCAAAGGAACGTTTCCGGTTCTGTGTCTTCGCCAGATTCCATAGGTTTCAAAGCCCTTTCCGACGCGGTGGAGATGATAACAGGCTCCAGACCGACGCCGGCGGGAACCGGAGCGGCCACATGCGCCAATTTCTTCAGGCTGGCAGACTTCGATGCTTATGTTTGGCAATGCGGCGGCGGGACTCTCCACGAGCCCAATGAGCATGTGGTCATCAGCAATCTCATGACCGACTGCAAAGTGTTCGCCGCGCTGTTCCATTCTCTCTGTCTGGAAGGGGAGAATGGGAATAAGCCTGACGAATAAAAATCGGATGAAGAGGTTTCAGAGGGATGGCCCCCTGAAAGAATTCACTCCTCGAACATCCTCTCTATCATCCAGTCAGTGTTGAATTTGATTATGTCGTCGTATTCCTGGCCGTTGCAGACGAACGCTATCGGCTTCCCGATCGTGTGGGCTATCGAAAGCGCGGCGCCTCCTTTTGCGTCGGTGTCTATCTTGGTCAGAATTACGGCGTCGATGCCTATCGCATCGTCGAAGACTTTCGCCTGTTCGATGGCATCGTTTCCGGCGAGGGAATCGCCGACGAACACTTTCAGATCGGGCTTGGCTATCCTGACGATCTTCTTCATCTCCTCGATGAGGTTGCTGTTGGTCTGCATCCTCCCGGCGGTATCTATGAAGACGATGTCTTTCATCCTCGATCTGGCATGCTCCACTGCATCGAAAGCTACGGCCGCGGGATCCGCTCCATGGTCTTGCTTGACGATCTTGCATCCCAGCTTTTCCGCGTGGATCCCAAGCTGCTCAATGGCCCCTGCCCTGAAGGTATCGCATGCGGCCAAGACAACGGTTTTGCCCTGTTTCTGGACGCGATTGGCCAATTTGGCGATGGCAGTGGTTTTGCCGGTCCCGTTTATCCCGACGAACATAATCACGGTGGGCTTCTTGCGTCCCTCGAGCCACTCGTCGAAATCGAACTCGTTTATCTCGAGGACGTCCCTTACTGCATCCTTGACGGAAAGCTCGACGACCTGCTCCAAAGAGTAGGAGCGGTCATACTTTTTGCCGACGAGATTCTCCCTGACGCCATCCTTTATCTTTTCCGCGACGGGATAAGCGACATCCGCTTCGAGGAGGATGATCTCCAGCTCGTTGAGAATCTCATCGAGAGGGTCTTCCTTGATTTTCTTGGCGAGGAAATCGTCGCTGAGGAGCTTGGAACCTTTCCCAGATTTGCCCTGCTGCTTCTTCAGCTTCAGCTCTTCTTTTCTGGAGAGCTTCTTCGGGACTTCGGTTTCTGTGGGAACCTCCGGCTTCTCGATCTCCGGAGCCGACACCGATTTCGTCTCGGGGACCTCGGTCTTCGGGGGCTCCGTGGGAGTCTCGATGGTCTCCGGCTTCTGGGGCTCTTCGCGCTTTTCCCTGTGGAACCAACCGTGCTTGGGCTGCTCTGGTTTCTCGGTTTCTGTCGGAACCTCCGGCTTCTCGATCTCCGGCGCAGAAACTGATTTCGTCTCCGGGACCTCGGTCTTCGGAGGCTCCGTGGGAGTCTCGATGGTCTCAGTCTTCGGGACTTCAATCTCACGCTCGTCTTTCTTGTCCGGTCCAGGGCCGGGGAGTTCGGGTCCGTCTTTGTAGACTTTGTCTTTGTCTATTTTCTTCTCCGCTTTGGAGAAGAGGTTTTTCATCTTCGCTTTGAGGGACTCGAACATAACCGCACCCTTGATCACTGGATTTGTTGCTGCTTCCTGGCGTCGTATTCGTTTTGGATAGCCGCGGTAAGATTGTTTAGGGCGTCCTGGGATTCTCCGAGGGCTTCCATCGTTTTCTTCAGAGCCTCGGATATCTCTGCGCTGTTGGCTTCCATGTATCCGATGGCGGAATCGACGTCTTTCTCGACGGATATGTCGGATCCCACATCGACTATGACATTCCTGTTGGGGGTGACTTTCACCGTGATGAAGGAATTGGCCGCGATCGGGACCATTATCTCGTCGCCGTCTTTCGCGCTCTTGAAGGCTTTGAGGGCATCGGAAGCCAGAGAAACTTCGTTGAGGGATACGCGGAGCACCTGAACCTGGCGGGAAAGGGCTTCTACCCTCTGTCTATACGATTCCGCGACGGAAATTGCCTGGCGGAGCTCAGCGTCTTCCACGTTCACTCACCGATCTGGTATTTCACGATGTGGTTGGTGACTTCATCGGCGGGGAGCTCTTTCACTTCGGAGATGCAGATCTGCGTTCTCTTGAGCTTGTGCTTGCTTCCGATGGTGGAAAGGACCTTCTCCCTGACGGCTGCCTCGTCCTCAGCGGCCATTTCGATGCAGAAAGGCTGGCTGACGTATCTGACATCCTCATAACTTCCTGATATGCTGAAAGCTTTCATTTTGATTACCTTGGTTTGCCATGAACCCTATAATATAAATAAAGGTTTAGGTAGGCTCCATATTTATTATAATAAGGGAAGCTGCCGGCGGCAGAGCCCTTTGCGCCCGCCATTTCCAGACCTGAAAACCCGTTTCCATGCTGGGAGGCACGCATCTCCGCAATTCATTTTATATCGAAGGTGGTAGATTGTGACGTCCAAGATGCGTTTGGGATGTCGGTGGGATGTTTCTTCGCGGCATCGCGGCAGGCAGGGTTCATATGAAAGCTTTCGAGACCGAATCGCTGAATCGCATGGCGAAGGAGATTTCCGGGTTCGTCGATGACATAGCCGCGGCCATAAAGGTTCCAACAGGCATCGAGAAGAGGTATTCCCGCATATTCGTGTTCGGGATGGGCGCCTCATCCATTGCCGGCAGGGTGTACAAGGATTCCACCTATTATGCGTCCGGGATCCCCGTGGTCACGCTGAAGCCCTTCGCTCTGCCCGATTGGGTCGATGAGGATTGTCTTCTCATAGTATGCAGCTACTCAGGGAACACCTTCGAAACGGTCGAGATGTACAAAATGGCCCGCGCATGCGGCATGAACGTCGTCGCGGTCACTCGCGGAGGGATTCTGGGAAGTCTGGCGGAAGCGGACGGATCGCCCATAGCCAGAATCGGAGGCGACAGCATGCAGCCCCGCAGCGCGGTCGGATGGTTCCTCGGGATAACCGGCGGGATCATCGAAGACGCTGGCGGCCCCGCTTTCCGCGCTCAAATCGAAGAGATGATCCCCCGCCTGAGAGCGTACAAGGAGGAGATCGAATCCGAGGACGGAATCGCCTGGGAGATCGCCAGGTCCCTGAACGGAAGGTTCCCGGTGATCTACGGCACGCCGGATCTCATGGGCGCAGCCGTCAGATGGAAGAACCAGCTGAACGAGAATTCCAAGCTCGTCGCATTTTCAGGGCCGCTGCCGGAGTTCGACCACAACGAGATCGTCGGATGGTGCGAGGACCCCCAGCGCAAATTGTTCTATCCCATCATCATCGAAGGCGGGTACGAGGACAATCTCCCTAAAATCCTGGATGCTACCGTCGGATTGGTCTCCAGCAGAGGCGTGGACATGGTCCGCATACGCGCGAAAGGGAAGACTCCCCTGGAGGAATCCATTTACATGATCATGCTCGGCGACAACAACTCCCTGTATCTGGCATCGATATCTGGGGTTGATCCTTGCGACGTCAGATCCATAAACGAGCTCAAGCGCCGTCTCAAGGAGAAATTTCCGAGCTGAGCTGTCAGAACAGTTTTTCCTTCCCTTCGTTTTCCGACGCGAACCCGATGTCGGCCATCTTCCTTCCGACCAAGAACACCGCGAGGAATTCCGGCACTTCGGTCTCCCCTTCCAAGGTGAAATCCTGGCCTTTCATGTTCATGCTGACGTTTTTCCTCATCGTCACTTTGACCGGGTCGTCGGTGTAATCTGCAGGCACGGCGCTTTGCAGCGGGTCGAAATCTGTCAGCTCGTCGCGGGTAAGCGGAGTGACTCTCAGCCCGCTTTTGCCGTGGATCGAGCCCGGGAGGCGTATGAGCCTCTTTATGTCGGCGGTAACAGGCTCATCCACCTCGCCGGAAAGGGTGTGCGCCACGTCTTCCTTCATGATTCTGATGAGGATGTCCTGCGCCGGCTTCGACAGGAACGCCATCGAATCCTTCTCGAACATTATCCTGGCGCTTTTTGCGAGCTCATCCTTCGTCTTCTGGATGGTCTGCGTGCCGCTCCCTTTGATGCTCGGGTAGGATTTTTTGATGTCTTTGGGCTCCATTGTCAGGAAGTCGTCTACCACTTTCTCCAAGGCTTTCCTCATCTTCCTGCGCCATCCCCCGCATTCCTTGGGAGGGAGAAGCCTGTCTTTGGCGACGTTGACGTACGTCCCGGAGGATGTGGACATGGATGAGGTCGCGACCGAATGGTACGGGAACACCCAGTCGATGTTCAGACCCGAGCATGTGATGTAATCCACGATCTCCCTTCTTTCGTTGGTTCCGAGGCCCATTATGTCGGGGGCCCTGACGTGCGCGTGGTATCCTCTTCCGCCGGAGAACGTTATGTGGACCTGGTCCTCGGAGAATCCTAAGTCCCCCAGCAGGAAGCTGTCGACCAGCCCGATCATCTCTGATCTAATCTGGGTCATCATCTCGGAGTACGTCATGTTCGCGGCGCCTTCCAGGTGGTCAGCATCCAGATCGAAAATTAGCTCAGCGCCCATCCAGCTCTTCTCCTCCATCGTCGGGGCGTCCGGCTTGCGGTAATATGACGTGGAATAGTAGCTGTGGGACGGGACCTGGCGGGACATGAACGCGGTCATCTCCTCCGGGCTGCGGAATGACAGGTGCCTCTGGACGTAAGTTTTGTCGAAGAACATGAACCCGAATTCCCTTCTCGTGAATCTGTCCGGGAGAATCGCCGCGTTGCTGCGGTAATATCTCTTGAAGACTTTGTACAAGAAGCGTCCGTTCGCGTCCATTCGTATGAAGGATATACTATTCAACTAAAATATGTGTGCGTCAGTTTCCTCACTATGGGCGAGAAGGTCCCCGTTTATGACAACCACATCCACATGAGCCCCTCCGGACGCAATGTCGACGCGCTCAGGGAATACCAAGCCGCAGGCGGGACCGGGCTCACTCTCGTGACGCTCCCTTACAAGGAGGTCCAGATCTCGAAGGGAGAGGATTTCGCCAGATCTTACGGGATAACCTATTCGTTGGCGGAGAAGGCGAGGGAGGCTACGGACCTGGAGATCAACATCGCGGTCGGGCCCTATCCCGTACTCATCATCCCGCTCGCCGAGAGGTACGGGCTGGAGAGAGCCGAGGAGATCATGGTCAAAGGCATGGAGGATGCAGGCAGGGACGTGGCCGAGGGGAAAGCGGTAGCCATCGGGGAGATCGGGAGGCCGCATTTTCCGGTTCCGACGGAGATAAGAGAGGCTTCAGACAGGGTACTTCTCCGCGGGATGGAGATCGCGAAGGAAAACCGCTGCCCAGTGATAATCCACTGCGAATCCGACGCCGATACCGACCGCTCTCTCGCCGAGCTCGCGGACAAGGCCGGCTTGGACAGGGGCATGGTCGTGAAGCATTCCTCTCCGCCGTTGGTCACCGAAGAGGAGACCCACGGAGTTATGCCCTCGATCCCAGCTTCGAAATCGAACGTGAAAGAGGCGATCTCCAAAGGCACAGACCGCTTCATGATCGAGACGGATTACATCGATGACCCGGAGAAGCCGGGAGCGATAATGTCGGTCAACACCGTGCCTAAGAAAGTCTCCGCATGGCTTGCCAACGGCCAGGTCTCTGCGGAGAGCATACACAGGATTTGCGGGGACATCCCAGATTCACTTTACAAGCGCTGAGGAGGCAGAAGATGTCATTCAGGATAACTTGCGTTTACGACGAAGGCTCATAGGAGAACACCGCTCTGATCGGCGCGAAAGGCTCGTCCTTTCTGATCGAATCCGGAGGCAGAAAGCTTCTTTTCGACGTCGGCCTCCGCGGGAGATATCTCTCGCACAATCTCATCAATCTCTCTGTGGATCCGGATTCCATAGATGCCGTGGTGATCTCGCAGGACAACCCCGACAATTCCCGCGGTCTGGAGGGCCTTCTGAAGGAGAGGACGAAGCCTGTGGATGTCTATGCGATGCCCGGGATGTATTCCGGGAAGGGCGGATTCCTGTCCAAATCCGCCGGCATACCCGAAGCGTGCAGGGAAAAAGCCGCACTCCATTATGATGAAGGTTGGATAGAGCCGATCCCGGGGGTTTTTAGGACGCCTTATCTAAGCCTTTCCAGCGGATACAAGGAGGCTTATCTGGTTTTGGACGAGTCGAAGAGGCTCACGGTGATCAGCGGTTTCGGGGCCGAGGGGCCGGAGACGCCAATGATAGAGGCGGAATCCCGTTTCGGTGGCAGAGTCAGGTCTTTCATAGGCTCGGTCAATCTCACAAAGAAGAAGAAGCCCGTCGCGGAGAGCTATGCCGCCTCGTTCCAGTCGCACGGGGTGCAGGAGATCCGCCTCAACCACAGCACGTCCAGAGACGGCATGACCAATCTGAGGGTGGTCCTGGGTCTCGCAGAAGTGAAGGATTTCTACGTCGGATGCACGTATTCCGAATGAATCTCGACAATAGTTTATATACCAAAAAGTAAAAGGTGAGGTCATGAAAGCGGTATGGCACCTGAGGACCGCTATGATGTTCGCGGTGATGACCGGTCTGCTGGTCGTCATAGGAATTGCGGTAGGGTATTACCTTGGGAACATGTGGGCCGGTATGTGGGTGATGCTCGCCATCTCCATAGCGATGAACCTTTACTCGCTTTTCGGCTCCAAGAAGATGGCTCTGTCTGCAAACAAAGTCCGTCTCGTCACCGAAGCGGAGGAGCCGAGGCTGTATGGCATAGTCAAGAATCTGGCCAACAAAGCCGGGCTTCCCATGCCCGAGGTCGGGATCTCCGAGGTGCCCATGCCAAACGCGTTCGCTACCGGGCGCAGCCCCAAGGACGCGGCCGTGGTGGCTACGAGGCCGATCCTCAACCTCCTTACCGATGAGGAGCTGGAAGGCGTAATGGCACATGAGCTGTCCCACGTCAAGAACCGTGACATACTGGTGATGTCGGCGGCTTCCACTCTGGCGTCCCTCGTGGCGTTCGTAACC
Above is a genomic segment from Candidatus Methanomethylophilaceae archaeon containing:
- a CDS encoding bifunctional phosphoglucose/phosphomannose isomerase, which translates into the protein MKAFETESLNRMAKEISGFVDDIAAAIKVPTGIEKRYSRIFVFGMGASSIAGRVYKDSTYYASGIPVVTLKPFALPDWVDEDCLLIVCSYSGNTFETVEMYKMARACGMNVVAVTRGGILGSLAEADGSPIARIGGDSMQPRSAVGWFLGITGGIIEDAGGPAFRAQIEEMIPRLRAYKEEIESEDGIAWEIARSLNGRFPVIYGTPDLMGAAVRWKNQLNENSKLVAFSGPLPEFDHNEIVGWCEDPQRKLFYPIIIEGGYEDNLPKILDATVGLVSSRGVDMVRIRAKGKTPLEESIYMIMLGDNNSLYLASISGVDPCDVRSINELKRRLKEKFPS
- a CDS encoding M20 family metallo-hydrolase — its product is MKPLDRVLAEIDSSEGNMVQTMIEMIGIPAVAPESGGLGEERKADYLMPKLAGFDEVVRIDVPDNFDPSIMRPNILARKVGKKDGTVWIVAHMDVVPEGDFSKWDNPPFEPILKDGSIYGRGTEDNGQALISSLFAALPYLGEELGGMSIGLAYVADEETTSLMGIGYLIDHGYFSHDDVIVVPDWGSPGGSKIWLSEKSLVWVKFDVIGRSVHGSTPHKGINAFRASAYFMADLIDTLESRFSERNELFSPPFSTFEPTKSSATVENVNTIPGTHSFCIDVRLLPTYSIDDVMDVCREVARRHEKDGVRIIVTELQRNVSGSVSSPDSIGFKALSDAVEMITGSRPTPAGTGAATCANFFRLADFDAYVWQCGGGTLHEPNEHVVISNLMTDCKVFAALFHSLCLEGENGNKPDE
- a CDS encoding M48 family metalloprotease, with the protein product MKAVWHLRTAMMFAVMTGLLVVIGIAVGYYLGNMWAGMWVMLAISIAMNLYSLFGSKKMALSANKVRLVTEAEEPRLYGIVKNLANKAGLPMPEVGISEVPMPNAFATGRSPKDAAVVATRPILNLLTDEELEGVMAHELSHVKNRDILVMSAASTLASLVAFVTRMGVYSALFSGGNRNGASLIIMILIDLTVPLAASLVQLGVSRNREFLADESGGRLTGKPMALASALNKLETGCSSPNNTYSSDAYECIWISSPKGLKKLTGFTNLFRTHPSTEARVEKLRELDKELNGSYRPY
- a CDS encoding 50S ribosomal protein L18a → MKAFSISGSYEDVRYVSQPFCIEMAAEDEAAVREKVLSTIGSKHKLKRTQICISEVKELPADEVTNHIVKYQIGE
- the ftsY gene encoding signal recognition particle-docking protein FtsY, with the translated sequence MKNLFSKAEKKIDKDKVYKDGPELPGPGPDKKDEREIEVPKTETIETPTEPPKTEVPETKSVSAPEIEKPEVPTETEKPEQPKHGWFHREKREEPQKPETIETPTEPPKTEVPETKSVSAPEIEKPEVPTETEVPKKLSRKEELKLKKQQGKSGKGSKLLSDDFLAKKIKEDPLDEILNELEIILLEADVAYPVAEKIKDGVRENLVGKKYDRSYSLEQVVELSVKDAVRDVLEINEFDFDEWLEGRKKPTVIMFVGINGTGKTTAIAKLANRVQKQGKTVVLAACDTFRAGAIEQLGIHAEKLGCKIVKQDHGADPAAVAFDAVEHARSRMKDIVFIDTAGRMQTNSNLIEEMKKIVRIAKPDLKVFVGDSLAGNDAIEQAKVFDDAIGIDAVILTKIDTDAKGGAALSIAHTIGKPIAFVCNGQEYDDIIKFNTDWMIERMFEE
- the priS gene encoding DNA primase catalytic subunit PriS — its product is MDANGRFLYKVFKRYYRSNAAILPDRFTRREFGFMFFDKTYVQRHLSFRSPEEMTAFMSRQVPSHSYYSTSYYRKPDAPTMEEKSWMGAELIFDLDADHLEGAANMTYSEMMTQIRSEMIGLVDSFLLGDLGFSEDQVHITFSGGRGYHAHVRAPDIMGLGTNERREIVDYITCSGLNIDWVFPYHSVATSSMSTSSGTYVNVAKDRLLPPKECGGWRRKMRKALEKVVDDFLTMEPKDIKKSYPSIKGSGTQTIQKTKDELAKSARIMFEKDSMAFLSKPAQDILIRIMKEDVAHTLSGEVDEPVTADIKRLIRLPGSIHGKSGLRVTPLTRDELTDFDPLQSAVPADYTDDPVKVTMRKNVSMNMKGQDFTLEGETEVPEFLAVFLVGRKMADIGFASENEGKEKLF
- the pfdA gene encoding prefoldin subunit alpha; amino-acid sequence: MNVEDAELRQAISVAESYRQRVEALSRQVQVLRVSLNEVSLASDALKAFKSAKDGDEIMVPIAANSFITVKVTPNRNVIVDVGSDISVEKDVDSAIGYMEANSAEISEALKKTMEALGESQDALNNLTAAIQNEYDARKQQQIQ
- a CDS encoding TatD family hydrolase; protein product: MGEKVPVYDNHIHMSPSGRNVDALREYQAAGGTGLTLVTLPYKEVQISKGEDFARSYGITYSLAEKAREATDLEINIAVGPYPVLIIPLAERYGLERAEEIMVKGMEDAGRDVAEGKAVAIGEIGRPHFPVPTEIREASDRVLLRGMEIAKENRCPVIIHCESDADTDRSLAELADKAGLDRGMVVKHSSPPLVTEEETHGVMPSIPASKSNVKEAISKGTDRFMIETDYIDDPEKPGAIMSVNTVPKKVSAWLANGQVSAESIHRICGDIPDSLYKR